One Hydrogenophaga crassostreae genomic region harbors:
- the soxC gene encoding sulfite dehydrogenase has product MSKDLSEVIGRVLPAPENFLSPEKLETARKARRRFMGNALAMGAGVAASAKAFAATEGEDVILKLPAHSTGLGQSVATDGYGKPSKWEANLQRRQSPGLTRVNQASVSFTPLQGLFGIITPSGLHFERHHQGWWDIDPSKHRLMINGLVKRERVFTMDDLMRLPSVSRIHFIECGANGATEWGNVAVPTVQYTHGMTSCSEFTGVLLSTLLDMCGYDKKAAKFVLAEGADGSSMTRTIDIERAMDDCIVAWAMNGEMLRPENGYPLRLVVPGIQGVSWVKYLRRIEVGDQKYATKDEAVHYIDQMPDGSHRQYTGIQECKSVVTTPSGGQTLLDKGYYNVSGLAWSGRGSIKRVDVSVDGGRNWRTARLEGPTLTKAFTRFNIDWVWDGKPAILQSRAIDSTGYVQPKINQLRAVRGTRSVYHQNAIQSWLVSENGEVSNVQVY; this is encoded by the coding sequence GTGTCTAAAGACCTGAGCGAAGTCATCGGACGCGTGTTGCCCGCGCCCGAAAATTTTTTGAGTCCTGAGAAGCTGGAAACCGCCCGCAAGGCGCGCCGCCGATTCATGGGCAATGCTTTGGCCATGGGCGCTGGTGTGGCCGCATCGGCCAAGGCCTTTGCGGCCACCGAGGGCGAGGACGTGATCTTGAAACTGCCCGCGCACTCCACTGGCCTGGGCCAGTCGGTGGCGACCGATGGTTATGGCAAACCCAGCAAATGGGAGGCCAATCTGCAGCGCCGCCAGAGCCCGGGTCTGACCCGCGTCAACCAGGCGTCGGTGAGCTTCACCCCTTTGCAAGGCCTGTTCGGCATCATCACGCCCAGTGGCCTGCATTTTGAGCGCCACCACCAGGGCTGGTGGGACATCGACCCGTCCAAACACCGTTTGATGATCAACGGTCTGGTCAAGCGCGAACGCGTGTTCACCATGGACGATCTGATGCGGCTGCCCAGCGTGTCGCGCATCCACTTTATCGAGTGCGGCGCCAACGGCGCCACCGAGTGGGGCAACGTGGCCGTGCCCACGGTGCAATACACCCATGGCATGACAAGCTGCTCGGAGTTCACCGGCGTGCTGTTGTCGACCCTGCTGGACATGTGCGGCTACGACAAAAAGGCGGCGAAATTTGTATTGGCCGAAGGCGCTGATGGTTCTTCCATGACCCGCACGATCGACATCGAACGCGCCATGGACGATTGCATTGTGGCCTGGGCCATGAACGGCGAAATGCTGCGCCCCGAGAATGGCTACCCGTTGCGCCTGGTGGTGCCCGGCATTCAGGGCGTGAGCTGGGTCAAGTACCTGCGCCGCATCGAAGTGGGCGATCAGAAATACGCCACCAAAGATGAGGCCGTGCACTACATCGACCAGATGCCCGACGGATCCCACCGCCAATACACCGGTATCCAGGAGTGCAAGAGCGTGGTCACCACGCCATCAGGCGGCCAGACCTTGCTCGACAAGGGCTATTACAACGTGAGTGGTCTGGCCTGGTCTGGTCGGGGTTCGATCAAGCGCGTTGATGTCAGCGTGGACGGTGGCCGCAACTGGCGCACCGCACGTCTTGAAGGACCGACGCTCACCAAGGCGTTCACGCGCTTCAACATCGACTGGGTCTGGGATGGCAAACCCGCCATCCTGCAAAGCCGTGCCATCGACAGCACGGGCTATGTGCAGCCCAAGATCAACCAGCTGCGCGCCGTTCGTGGCACGCGCTCCGTGTACCACCAGAACGCCATTCAAAGCTGGCTGGTGTCTGAAAACGGTGAAGTCTCGAAT
- a CDS encoding ArsR/SmtB family transcription factor, translating into MHEVFESVARYFGVLGEPTRLRILHALCQEEKCVNEIIQATGLAQANASRHLGLMYQAGMLSRRREGTQIFYKVADPMYVELCRTVSIQLISRTESASTARESLSHFAAEMQPRVGGEPSIKSQPPANRKEEASV; encoded by the coding sequence ATGCACGAGGTTTTTGAATCGGTTGCGCGCTATTTCGGCGTGCTCGGCGAACCGACGCGCCTGCGCATCCTGCATGCCCTATGCCAGGAAGAAAAGTGTGTGAACGAGATCATTCAAGCCACCGGTCTGGCGCAGGCCAATGCCTCGCGTCATCTGGGCCTGATGTACCAGGCCGGTATGTTGTCGCGCCGTCGTGAAGGCACGCAGATCTTTTACAAAGTGGCCGACCCGATGTATGTCGAGTTGTGCCGCACCGTGTCGATCCAGCTGATCAGCCGCACTGAGAGTGCCTCGACCGCCCGAGAAAGCCTGAGCCATTTCGCTGCCGAAATGCAGCCCCGCGTTGGTGGCGAACCGTCCATCAAATCCCAACCCCCTGCCAACCGGAAGGAAGAAGCAAGTGTCTAA
- a CDS encoding c-type cytochrome codes for MKCKQWLVASTLCLTAWGAQAEVNQIRVWAAACANCHGTMGKAETGNESLAGKDKDELLQKLMDFKTGRKPATLMHQISKGYSDEQLAQLAGYFASLKK; via the coding sequence ATGAAATGCAAACAGTGGCTGGTTGCGAGCACTTTGTGCCTTACCGCTTGGGGGGCACAAGCCGAAGTGAATCAGATCCGGGTGTGGGCGGCAGCTTGTGCCAACTGCCACGGCACCATGGGCAAGGCAGAGACCGGCAATGAATCCCTTGCAGGGAAAGACAAAGACGAGTTGCTGCAAAAGCTGATGGACTTCAAAACCGGGCGCAAACCCGCCACCTTGATGCACCAGATCTCCAAGGGATATTCCGACGAGCAGTTGGCCCAGCTGGCCGGCTACTTCGCATCTTTGAAGAAATAA
- a CDS encoding NAD(P)/FAD-dependent oxidoreductase has protein sequence MKRRQFVQSVGAGSAVAGLGLASGCASTAGGSGAKVVVIGGGYAGATAAKYIRLFSEQSIQVTLVEPNAQFISCPISNLVLGGHKTMADITTPYDNLEKRHGVKLVRDMVTRIDTEKRTVKLASGGELAYDRLIVSPGVDFMYETLPGMAKPGAKEAVLHSWKAGPQTVALRKQLEAMPDGGVYALSIPLAPFRCPPGPYERACMIASYFKTAKPKSKVVIFDANDDIQSKKGLFMKAWKEHYDGMIEYRPKHRVADVDAATRTMKFEFNDDFKADVLNVIPTMRAGDIALKSGLATANDRWCEVDFLSFESKAAKNVHVLGDAIQGAPAMPKSGHMANQHGKVCAAAVVSLLQGKEVPGMPIYANTCYSFVAADEAVHVASVHRYDAEKKTMLTVAGSGGISTAASELESRYALAWARNIWADTLA, from the coding sequence ATGAAACGTCGTCAATTTGTACAAAGCGTGGGTGCTGGCTCGGCGGTTGCCGGTTTGGGTCTCGCCTCGGGTTGCGCGTCGACTGCCGGCGGCAGTGGCGCCAAAGTGGTGGTGATCGGTGGCGGCTATGCGGGTGCCACGGCCGCCAAATACATACGCCTGTTCTCGGAGCAGTCGATCCAGGTCACGCTGGTCGAGCCCAACGCGCAGTTCATCTCCTGCCCGATCTCCAACCTGGTGCTGGGTGGCCACAAGACCATGGCTGATATCACTACGCCCTACGACAACCTGGAAAAGCGCCACGGGGTGAAGCTCGTGCGCGACATGGTGACCCGCATCGACACCGAGAAGCGCACGGTGAAGCTTGCCAGTGGCGGCGAGCTGGCCTATGACCGATTGATCGTTTCCCCGGGCGTGGATTTCATGTATGAAACCTTGCCGGGCATGGCCAAGCCCGGTGCCAAAGAGGCCGTCTTGCACTCCTGGAAAGCAGGTCCGCAAACCGTGGCCCTGCGCAAGCAACTCGAAGCCATGCCCGACGGCGGTGTGTACGCGCTGTCGATTCCACTGGCGCCGTTCCGCTGCCCGCCCGGCCCCTACGAGCGCGCCTGCATGATCGCGAGCTATTTCAAGACCGCCAAGCCCAAAAGCAAGGTCGTGATCTTCGATGCCAACGACGATATCCAGTCGAAAAAGGGCCTGTTCATGAAGGCCTGGAAAGAGCACTACGACGGCATGATCGAGTACCGCCCCAAGCACCGCGTAGCCGACGTTGACGCCGCCACCAGAACCATGAAGTTTGAGTTCAATGACGACTTCAAGGCCGATGTGCTCAACGTGATCCCGACCATGCGCGCCGGCGACATCGCACTCAAATCGGGCCTGGCCACAGCCAACGACCGCTGGTGTGAGGTGGACTTCCTCAGTTTTGAGTCCAAGGCGGCGAAAAACGTGCACGTACTGGGTGATGCGATCCAGGGTGCGCCTGCCATGCCGAAATCAGGGCACATGGCGAACCAGCACGGCAAGGTCTGTGCAGCCGCGGTGGTCTCCTTGCTGCAGGGCAAGGAAGTGCCCGGCATGCCGATCTACGCCAACACCTGCTACAGCTTTGTCGCCGCCGATGAAGCGGTTCATGTGGCCAGCGTGCACCGCTACGACGCTGAAAAGAAAACCATGCTCACCGTCGCAGGCTCTGGTGGCATATCAACCGCGGCCAGCGAACTCGAAAGCCGCTATGCGCTGGCCTGGGCCCGCAACATCTGGGCCGATACGCTGGCTTGA
- a CDS encoding c-type cytochrome, with protein sequence MTSLITKRAVAAGILLLIGHASVWAQADEARARKIAGGSCFLCHGAQGESTSDIFPRLAGQHAAYIAKQLEAFKSGQRKSNTMADMVAKLTPDEMLALGRYYEKMPTHPSTSKEPQLAAMGQYIYQNGNKFSGVPACASCHGPDAQGTSTLPRLASQIPGYIHTQLKSFNKRERTNDNAVMHAVVEKMTELEMVAVAEYVSGK encoded by the coding sequence ATGACATCTTTGATCACCAAGCGAGCCGTCGCCGCAGGCATTCTTTTACTCATTGGCCATGCGTCGGTCTGGGCACAGGCTGACGAGGCGAGAGCCAGGAAGATCGCGGGTGGCTCCTGCTTCCTTTGCCATGGTGCGCAGGGCGAGTCCACCAGCGATATCTTTCCGCGCCTGGCCGGCCAGCATGCCGCCTACATCGCCAAACAACTGGAAGCGTTCAAAAGCGGGCAACGCAAAAGCAACACCATGGCCGACATGGTGGCCAAGCTGACGCCCGATGAAATGCTGGCCTTGGGGCGGTACTACGAGAAGATGCCCACCCACCCGTCAACGTCCAAGGAACCCCAGTTGGCGGCCATGGGTCAGTACATCTACCAGAATGGCAACAAGTTCAGCGGAGTGCCTGCCTGCGCCAGTTGCCATGGGCCAGACGCCCAAGGCACCTCCACCCTGCCCCGGCTCGCATCCCAGATACCGGGCTATATTCACACCCAGCTCAAGAGCTTCAACAAACGCGAGCGCACCAACGACAACGCCGTGATGCACGCGGTAGTGGAGAAGATGACGGAGCTGGAGATGGTGGCCGTGGCCGAATACGTCAGCGGCAAATAG
- a CDS encoding nitric oxide reductase activation protein NorD — MSIHLHDHAEWLEDLEPASRERLEHAWPEATRVFSARGLDNYVKGASALRGLGRGAGLVDAWIDAAPQVAKDAGEDVVGDLATTALSLASRTSGSVIELVLGTAPTAARRLADSGLFLQYLQFLNTLVAQAPRGLRPMLDKLDVLLGQLTLGGLRRWATWGAQAHRTQFEEQIAYFGLNSKESLAMLQKERKGTLLVDVQRRINMYLRALWGRDFYMRPTAGDFESREGYRPFIEDWLIHLPDAFDAVDGTHGPVPATELYRAAAAHAAAHVMYTRAPISAESLNPWQMAVIGLVEDARVEALAVARFPGLRALWSSLHTTECEQAATAGDFLNRLARALADPDHRDDHPWIAQGRVLMAQALPRILAQPFENTVSWDMGVTLAHSYRELCQGPVFQPRTDLQAAPYRDDNRYFWAFEGFDADQAAAAGYEPVQQVRKYVNVMELANEIEVENAGDDAQEIWVMGTEFFPYEDMGVSFNQSEGHEALVPPSHYPEWDHLIQLERPAWVTVQERRAKAGELAVVEAITTEHRRLIGRMRFILDAMQPQGVQRLRKLEDGDEIDLNAAVASLVDMRMGQQPDPRFMMRSVRQLRDISVLVLLDLSHSTNDKVRSARPGATEGQETTVLDLTRQACVLLADAVDKVGDPFAIHGFCSDGRHDVNYWRFKDFDQPYDDLARARIAGMTGQLSTRMGAAIRHATVALRQQRSGKKLLLVITDGEPADVDVRDPQYLRHDTRKAVEEAGRNGVLTYCMSLDPRADQYVSRIFGARNYMVVDKVERLPEKLPLLYAGLTR, encoded by the coding sequence ATGTCGATTCACTTGCACGATCACGCCGAATGGCTCGAAGACCTTGAGCCCGCTTCGCGCGAACGGCTGGAGCATGCCTGGCCCGAAGCGACCCGCGTGTTTTCCGCGCGCGGGCTCGACAACTACGTCAAGGGCGCGAGCGCCCTGCGTGGACTGGGTCGGGGCGCGGGGCTGGTGGACGCCTGGATCGACGCTGCGCCCCAGGTTGCCAAGGATGCGGGCGAGGACGTGGTGGGCGATCTGGCCACCACCGCGCTGTCGCTGGCGTCGCGGACCTCGGGTTCCGTGATCGAGCTGGTGCTGGGCACGGCACCCACCGCCGCGCGGCGCCTGGCCGACAGCGGGCTGTTTCTGCAGTACCTGCAGTTCCTGAACACCTTGGTGGCTCAGGCGCCGCGCGGCCTGCGGCCCATGCTCGACAAGCTGGATGTGTTGCTCGGCCAGCTCACGCTGGGTGGCCTGCGGCGCTGGGCAACCTGGGGCGCGCAAGCCCACCGCACCCAGTTCGAGGAGCAGATCGCCTACTTCGGCCTGAACTCCAAAGAGTCGCTGGCCATGTTGCAGAAAGAGCGCAAGGGCACGCTGCTGGTCGATGTGCAGCGGCGTATCAACATGTACCTGCGCGCCCTCTGGGGGCGTGACTTCTACATGCGTCCCACGGCCGGAGATTTTGAATCGCGCGAAGGCTACAGGCCTTTCATCGAAGACTGGTTGATCCACCTGCCCGATGCCTTTGATGCGGTCGATGGCACGCACGGACCCGTCCCTGCGACCGAGCTCTACCGTGCAGCGGCCGCACACGCTGCCGCCCATGTGATGTACACCCGCGCGCCGATATCGGCCGAATCGCTCAACCCTTGGCAGATGGCGGTGATCGGGCTGGTGGAAGATGCGCGCGTCGAGGCGCTCGCGGTGGCGCGCTTTCCAGGTTTGCGTGCACTCTGGTCCAGCCTGCACACCACCGAATGCGAGCAGGCGGCCACGGCTGGCGACTTCCTGAACCGGTTGGCCCGCGCGCTGGCCGACCCGGACCACCGGGACGACCATCCCTGGATCGCCCAGGGGCGGGTTCTCATGGCCCAGGCCTTGCCGCGCATCCTGGCGCAACCGTTCGAGAACACGGTGTCGTGGGACATGGGCGTGACGCTGGCGCACAGCTACCGCGAGCTGTGCCAGGGGCCGGTGTTCCAGCCGCGCACCGACCTGCAGGCCGCGCCCTACCGCGACGACAACCGCTACTTCTGGGCCTTTGAAGGCTTTGACGCCGACCAGGCTGCAGCGGCCGGCTATGAGCCCGTGCAGCAGGTGCGCAAGTATGTGAACGTGATGGAGCTGGCCAATGAGATCGAGGTGGAGAACGCGGGCGATGACGCGCAGGAGATCTGGGTCATGGGCACCGAGTTTTTCCCTTACGAAGACATGGGTGTGTCGTTCAACCAGAGCGAAGGTCACGAGGCGTTGGTGCCGCCCAGCCACTACCCGGAATGGGATCACCTGATCCAGCTTGAACGCCCAGCCTGGGTCACGGTACAGGAGCGCCGCGCGAAGGCGGGCGAGCTCGCCGTGGTCGAGGCCATCACCACCGAGCACCGCCGATTGATCGGGCGCATGAGGTTCATTCTCGATGCCATGCAGCCGCAAGGGGTGCAGCGCCTGCGCAAGCTGGAAGATGGCGACGAGATCGACCTCAACGCAGCGGTGGCCTCGCTGGTGGACATGCGCATGGGCCAGCAGCCCGACCCACGTTTCATGATGCGCAGCGTGCGGCAGCTGCGCGACATTTCGGTGCTGGTGTTGCTGGATCTTTCGCACTCCACCAACGACAAGGTCCGCAGCGCCCGTCCCGGTGCCACCGAGGGGCAGGAAACCACGGTGCTTGATCTCACTCGGCAAGCCTGTGTACTGCTGGCCGATGCGGTGGACAAGGTGGGTGATCCCTTTGCCATCCACGGTTTTTGCAGCGATGGCCGCCACGATGTGAACTACTGGCGCTTCAAGGATTTTGATCAGCCCTATGACGACCTCGCCAGGGCCCGCATCGCGGGCATGACCGGACAACTCTCCACCCGTATGGGCGCTGCCATCCGCCACGCCACGGTCGCCCTGCGCCAGCAGCGTTCCGGAAAAAAACTGTTGCTGGTGATCACCGACGGTGAGCCTGCCGATGTGGATGTGCGCGACCCGCAGTATTTGCGGCACGACACCAGAAAGGCCGTGGAAGAGGCCGGGCGCAACGGCGTGCTCACCTACTGCATGAGTCTGGACCCGAGAGCCGACCAGTATGTGAGCCGCATCTTCGGAGCGCGCAATTACATGGTCGTTGACAAGGTCGAACGCTTGCCTGAAAAGCTGCCCCTGCTGTACGCTGGCCTGACCCGCTGA